ACTACGCTTTCCGATAGTACCGCGGAAACGCTTAACCTTACCTTTGACGTTAATAATATTAATTTTCTCAACCTTAGTCTCAAAAAGAGCTTCAACAGCAACTTTGACCTGAGGCTTGGTAGCCCATGCGGCAACAGCAAAAGTAACCTTGTTGAACTCAACACCCATTTGAGATTTTTCAGTTATAACCGGAGAAACAACAACATCGTACATACCGGCCGTAACCTTCGCTTTTTTATCAGCTTTAGA
This genomic interval from Pseudomonadota bacterium contains the following:
- a CDS encoding 50S ribosomal protein L23, whose product is MYDVVVSPVITEKSQMGVEFNKVTFAVAAWATKPQVKVAVEALFETKVEKINIINVKGKVKRFRGTIGKRSGVKKAVVTLAEGQTIDVAATA